A genome region from Armatimonadota bacterium includes the following:
- a CDS encoding ThiF family adenylyltransferase yields the protein MSTELIARSSDLKRLRDEGYDIDLRNGYLLVKNVPYVTANRELAHGILVSALDLEVDQTKTPGTHVAFFCGAHPCNPDGSEIAQIKHGSQRQEIFPGFFIDHSLSNKPAAGYSDYYAKITTYVRIISAPAQAIDTSATAITKPVIGPVEEEYSVFHYADTAATHANILMTSRKLQVNKVAIVGLGGTGSYVLDLIAKTLIREIHLYDGDVLEQRNAFRAPGAPSAEDLKSKPLKVEYYAGRYAPMRKGISYHSYSITTHNVHELDEMDFVFICVDKGGARRVIVDALEAAGRPFIDVGIGVTVVDHRIRGSVRSTLSVPGHRDHFRERASFAETEDEDDYDLNIQIADLNALNATLAVIRWKKLFGYYVDERAELDCTYTINNNLIFNNGANGPTE from the coding sequence ATGTCGACAGAACTGATCGCTCGTAGTTCTGACCTCAAGCGGCTTCGGGACGAAGGATACGACATCGACCTCCGAAATGGCTACCTCCTGGTTAAGAATGTACCCTATGTCACAGCTAACCGGGAGCTAGCGCACGGCATTCTGGTGTCCGCGCTCGATCTCGAGGTAGATCAAACAAAGACGCCAGGTACGCACGTGGCGTTCTTTTGCGGCGCTCACCCTTGCAACCCCGACGGCTCTGAGATTGCACAAATCAAGCACGGCAGCCAGCGCCAGGAGATTTTCCCTGGGTTCTTTATAGATCATTCGTTGTCCAACAAGCCGGCGGCTGGTTACTCTGACTACTACGCGAAGATAACCACGTATGTTCGGATCATCTCAGCACCAGCTCAGGCGATCGACACCAGCGCCACGGCGATTACCAAGCCTGTAATCGGCCCGGTCGAGGAAGAATACTCGGTCTTCCATTATGCCGACACTGCCGCCACGCACGCGAACATCCTGATGACTTCGCGCAAGCTGCAGGTTAACAAGGTCGCCATCGTCGGCCTCGGTGGGACAGGCTCTTACGTTCTTGACCTGATCGCCAAGACATTGATACGGGAAATCCACCTCTACGACGGGGACGTGCTCGAGCAGCGGAACGCATTCCGGGCGCCAGGGGCGCCCTCTGCTGAAGACTTAAAGTCCAAGCCGCTCAAGGTGGAGTACTATGCTGGGCGTTATGCCCCAATGCGAAAGGGCATTTCCTATCATAGTTATTCCATCACAACTCACAACGTTCACGAACTGGACGAGATGGATTTTGTCTTCATATGTGTAGACAAGGGGGGCGCTCGACGGGTGATCGTCGATGCATTGGAGGCGGCAGGCCGACCGTTTATTGATGTCGGAATAGGGGTGACGGTGGTCGATCACCGCATACGCGGCAGTGTTCGGTCAACTCTTTCCGTCCCCGGACATCGCGACCATTTCCGCGAGCGTGCCTCCTTCGCCGAAACTGAAGATGAAGATGATTACGATCTCAACATTCAGATTGCCGATCTGAATGCTCTGAATGCCACACTCGCGGTAATCAGGTGGAAGAAGCTGTTTGGATATTACGTCGATGAACGAGCAGAGCTGGACTGTACGTACACGATCAACAACAATTTGATATTCAACAACGGTGCTAATGGGCCGACTGAATAG
- a CDS encoding DUF488 domain-containing protein: protein MKMFTIGFTKKSARQFFELLRASGARRIVDVRLNNVSQLAGFAKKDDLAYFAGQVCNMDYVHIPALAPTQEMLDRYKKNGGDWRDYETEFIHLMVERRIEETVSADTIADGCLLCSEDTPEHCHRRLVAEYLKAHWGDVEIVHLA, encoded by the coding sequence ATGAAGATGTTCACCATCGGGTTTACGAAGAAGTCCGCCCGGCAGTTCTTTGAGTTGTTGCGCGCATCTGGCGCACGGCGCATTGTGGATGTACGCCTGAACAATGTCTCGCAGCTTGCCGGATTCGCAAAGAAGGATGACTTGGCCTACTTCGCCGGGCAGGTCTGCAATATGGATTACGTCCACATTCCCGCCCTAGCGCCCACTCAGGAGATGCTCGATCGGTACAAGAAAAACGGTGGCGATTGGCGGGACTACGAAACTGAGTTCATTCACCTCATGGTAGAGCGTCGCATCGAGGAAACGGTATCCGCCGATACCATCGCCGACGGGTGCCTCCTTTGTAGCGAGGACACTCCCGAGCACTGCCACCGCCGCCTTGTAGCCGAGTACCTTAAGGCGCATTGGGGCGACGTGGAGATCGTTCACCTTGCATAG
- a CDS encoding N-6 DNA methylase yields MQTRRREIFTTVRTEGGILPADLLQRVVSADRSVEGLSPEDYHLPPGEKINEGINRAWNRLQGSWETFRAAVKKLQKGDPGTRVTRERWLLPLFQELGYGRLQTAKAVEIDGKSYAVSHSWGHAPIHLVSCLVKLDTPTPGVAGAAKSSPHSLTQELLNRSDDHLWAFVSNGKRLRILRDNRSLTRQSYVEFDLESMMEGEAYADFVLLWLLCHESRVEAERPEQCWLEKWSQAAQEQGTRALDQLRDGVEKAITALGKGFLAHPANRDLRDSLRSGSLSTQEYYRQLLRVVYRLLFLFVAEDRELLLDTAAPDEARARYLRFYASSRLRRLAERQRGTRHSDLYAGLRIVLDNLFAGLPALGLPALGSFLFSADATQDLNACEIANHDLLDAIRALAFTLDGRIRRAVDYKNLRSEELGSVYEALLELHPELNADAGTFGLGTAGGSERKTTGSYYTPDSLVQCLLDSALEPIVDEAVKKPNPEQAILDLKVCDPACGSGHFLIAAAHRMAKRLASVRTGDEEPSPEATRTALRHIIGRCVYGVDVNPMAVELCKVALWMEALEPGRPLSFLDHHIQCGNSLLGTTPALIKEGIPDAAFDPIEGDDKAVCAEFKRRNRTEREGQGTLYDANLQPWNRLGDLATGILQISDVPDDTLDGVQARQRQYEDLVRSQGYENGRLLADAWCAAFVWPKTREEDRYPLTTAHLHRILHNPHSLDHSMRAEVRRLAREYRFLHWHLAFPGVFQTAGASTGTEGKNEAVQGWSGGFDLMIGNPPWERVKLQEKEWFAARSPEIANAANSALRQRMIAALKTEDRTLYDAFQADRRRAEGESQYLRRSGRYPLCGRGDVNTYAVFAELFRSLLSPTGAAGVIVPTGIATDDTTKFFFADITNARALKSLYDFENRKALFPAVDSRMKFSLLTMVGVGAAVTAAEFVFFAHGTEDLADPQRRFTLTAEDIALLNPNTRTCPVFRSKRDAELTKSIYRRVPILIRDSDPRGNPWRIKLSRMFDMSTDSHLFRTRDELHAAHGVMHGNSWQVTTTVEVNGRDVSEGRWLPLYEAKLFHQFDHRFATYAPSDSNAVQIEDDRKTDPTVQVMPRYWVHEDEVAEQLDICTERERERERERESNCLVVRLISRSTDIRTIISAVIPTGPVGHKAALIRTGVGC; encoded by the coding sequence ATGCAAACCAGACGCCGAGAAATCTTCACAACGGTTCGCACCGAAGGCGGCATTCTCCCAGCCGACCTCTTGCAGCGCGTCGTCTCTGCTGACCGGAGCGTTGAGGGGCTTTCGCCGGAAGACTATCACCTACCGCCAGGCGAGAAGATCAACGAGGGCATCAACCGCGCCTGGAACCGGCTGCAGGGCTCGTGGGAGACGTTCCGCGCCGCCGTGAAGAAGCTGCAGAAAGGCGATCCCGGAACGCGCGTCACGCGCGAGCGCTGGCTGCTTCCGCTGTTTCAGGAGCTCGGCTACGGCCGCTTGCAGACGGCAAAGGCGGTCGAGATCGACGGAAAGTCGTACGCCGTCTCACACTCGTGGGGACATGCACCCATCCACCTGGTAAGCTGCCTGGTCAAGCTGGATACGCCGACGCCCGGAGTGGCCGGTGCGGCGAAATCCAGCCCTCACAGCCTGACTCAGGAGCTTCTCAATCGCTCAGACGATCACCTTTGGGCTTTCGTCTCGAATGGGAAGCGACTGCGAATCCTGCGCGACAACAGGAGCCTGACGCGGCAGTCCTATGTCGAATTCGACCTCGAGTCGATGATGGAGGGTGAGGCCTACGCAGACTTCGTCCTGTTGTGGCTGCTCTGCCATGAGTCGCGCGTGGAGGCGGAGCGCCCTGAGCAGTGCTGGCTTGAGAAATGGTCGCAGGCCGCGCAGGAGCAGGGGACGCGCGCCCTGGACCAGCTTCGCGACGGCGTCGAGAAGGCGATCACCGCGCTCGGCAAAGGCTTCCTCGCGCATCCCGCCAACCGCGATCTTCGCGATAGCCTCCGGTCCGGATCGCTCTCAACTCAGGAGTACTACCGTCAGCTGCTTCGCGTCGTGTACCGTCTGTTGTTCCTCTTTGTTGCCGAAGACCGCGAGCTGCTCCTCGACACCGCAGCTCCCGACGAAGCGCGAGCACGGTACCTCCGATTCTACGCTTCGTCGCGCCTGCGCCGGCTGGCGGAACGCCAGCGCGGAACCCGGCATAGCGATCTCTACGCCGGCTTGCGCATCGTTCTCGACAACCTCTTTGCCGGCCTCCCCGCGCTTGGGTTGCCGGCGCTAGGCAGCTTCCTTTTCTCCGCGGACGCCACGCAGGACCTGAATGCCTGCGAGATCGCGAACCACGACCTGCTCGACGCCATCCGCGCGCTTGCCTTTACGCTGGACGGCCGCATCCGGCGCGCCGTGGACTACAAGAACCTTCGATCTGAAGAGCTTGGCAGCGTCTACGAAGCTCTGCTTGAGCTCCACCCCGAGCTGAACGCTGACGCCGGCACTTTCGGTCTTGGTACAGCGGGCGGAAGCGAGCGCAAGACAACCGGCTCTTACTACACACCCGACAGCCTGGTGCAATGCCTGCTGGATAGTGCGCTCGAACCCATAGTTGACGAGGCTGTCAAGAAGCCAAATCCTGAGCAGGCGATCCTCGACCTGAAGGTCTGCGATCCAGCCTGCGGCAGCGGCCACTTCCTGATCGCCGCGGCGCACCGGATGGCGAAGCGGCTCGCGTCCGTTCGAACCGGCGACGAGGAGCCTTCGCCCGAAGCCACCCGCACGGCGCTGCGCCACATCATCGGGCGGTGCGTCTACGGCGTAGACGTTAACCCAATGGCAGTCGAGCTGTGCAAGGTTGCCCTCTGGATGGAGGCGCTGGAACCCGGCCGGCCGCTCTCGTTCCTCGATCACCATATCCAGTGCGGTAATAGCCTGCTTGGTACGACACCCGCTCTGATTAAAGAGGGAATCCCGGACGCCGCATTCGACCCCATCGAAGGCGACGACAAAGCCGTCTGCGCCGAGTTCAAGCGGCGCAATCGCACGGAGCGCGAAGGGCAGGGCACTCTCTACGACGCGAACCTGCAGCCCTGGAACCGGCTAGGGGACCTTGCGACGGGCATCCTGCAGATCAGCGACGTGCCCGACGACACTCTGGACGGAGTTCAGGCAAGGCAAAGACAGTACGAGGATCTTGTTCGGTCGCAAGGCTACGAGAATGGACGGCTGTTGGCGGACGCCTGGTGCGCCGCGTTCGTCTGGCCGAAGACCCGCGAGGAGGACCGCTACCCGCTCACGACGGCTCACCTTCACCGCATCCTGCACAACCCGCACAGCCTGGACCACTCGATGCGAGCGGAGGTCAGGCGACTTGCCAGAGAGTACAGGTTCCTCCACTGGCACCTCGCGTTTCCGGGTGTGTTCCAGACTGCCGGCGCCTCAACCGGGACAGAAGGCAAGAACGAAGCGGTGCAGGGATGGTCGGGCGGATTCGACCTCATGATCGGCAATCCGCCGTGGGAGCGCGTAAAGCTCCAGGAGAAAGAGTGGTTTGCGGCGCGCTCCCCAGAGATTGCCAACGCAGCCAATTCAGCGCTCCGGCAGCGGATGATCGCTGCGCTCAAGACCGAGGACCGCACTCTCTATGATGCGTTCCAGGCGGACCGCCGCCGGGCCGAAGGAGAAAGTCAGTATCTGCGTCGCTCGGGTCGATATCCGCTGTGCGGCCGTGGAGACGTAAACACGTACGCCGTGTTTGCGGAGCTGTTTCGCTCCCTGCTTTCGCCGACGGGTGCAGCGGGCGTAATCGTTCCAACCGGGATCGCCACGGACGACACGACGAAGTTCTTCTTTGCCGATATCACAAACGCGCGTGCCCTGAAGAGCCTCTATGATTTCGAGAACCGGAAGGCGTTGTTTCCGGCCGTCGACAGCCGCATGAAGTTCAGCCTGTTGACTATGGTGGGCGTGGGTGCAGCTGTCACGGCGGCAGAATTCGTGTTCTTTGCTCATGGCACGGAGGACCTCGCCGATCCGCAGCGCCGGTTCACTCTCACTGCCGAAGACATTGCCCTGCTAAATCCCAACACCAGGACGTGTCCGGTCTTCCGCTCGAAGAGAGACGCAGAGCTAACCAAATCAATCTACCGCCGCGTACCGATCCTCATTCGCGACAGCGATCCACGAGGAAATCCCTGGCGCATTAAACTGAGCAGGATGTTTGACATGTCCACCGACTCCCACCTGTTTCGCACCCGCGACGAGCTTCATGCGGCACACGGCGTCATGCATGGTAACAGTTGGCAAGTCACCACAACAGTAGAAGTGAATGGGCGTGACGTATCGGAAGGCCGCTGGCTGCCGCTGTACGAGGCGAAGCTCTTCCACCAGTTCGATCATCGGTTTGCCACGTATGCTCCCTCCGATAGCAATGCGGTCCAGATTGAGGACGATAGGAAGACTGATCCCACCGTGCAGGTCATGCCGCGATATTGGGTGCACGAGGACGAAGTTGCTGAACAGCTAGACATTTGTACAGAGAGAGAGAGAGAGAGAGAGAGAGAGAGAGAGAGCAACTGCCTGGTCGTCCGCCTCATATCCCGATCGACGGATATCCGAACAATCATATCAGCGGTCATACCAACCGGACCGGTCGGACACAAAGCGGCACTTATCAGGACGGGGGTTGGATGCTGA
- a CDS encoding multiubiquitin domain-containing protein: MNTEVAAQPLAEQHVKEFHIKVNSGEKTVDHNQLTFKEVVGLAYPNPVFNDRIQYTVIYDRADQTPERGSLIAGQTLIVKNGTSINVDRTDRS; encoded by the coding sequence GTGAACACAGAAGTCGCTGCTCAGCCACTGGCCGAGCAGCATGTCAAAGAATTCCATATCAAGGTGAATAGCGGAGAAAAAACGGTGGACCACAACCAACTGACCTTCAAAGAGGTTGTTGGCTTGGCATATCCCAACCCCGTGTTCAACGACCGGATCCAGTACACGGTAATCTACGATCGAGCCGACCAGACACCAGAACGCGGTTCGCTGATCGCCGGCCAGACATTGATCGTGAAGAACGGAACCTCTATAAATGTCGACAGAACTGATCGCTCGTAG
- a CDS encoding MarR family transcriptional regulator — MTEPNVTTGAAIGAPPLERDPLVREKVARIVGPADARTLLAAETAANLVKTYNLLHDALNAALGPLDLSLAKLNLLVLLRDSESEAGSMCQLSQRMSVTPTNVTRLVDGLEKAGLVRRIRQRSDRRVLHVELSERGRSRLDAGLAEYREAVRRVCGTLDDTDCFAMISLMTRFRTNLLAAASPAPPAKPARKAVHATGSAQ; from the coding sequence ATGACTGAACCTAATGTCACAACCGGAGCAGCGATCGGCGCGCCGCCGCTGGAACGCGATCCGCTCGTCCGTGAAAAGGTGGCGCGGATCGTTGGTCCTGCCGATGCGCGAACGCTGCTGGCCGCCGAAACCGCCGCAAACCTTGTGAAGACATACAACCTGCTTCACGACGCGCTCAACGCCGCGCTCGGACCGCTCGACCTTTCGCTGGCCAAGCTCAATCTGCTGGTGCTGCTGCGCGACTCGGAATCGGAAGCCGGCTCCATGTGCCAGCTCAGTCAGCGCATGAGCGTCACGCCCACGAACGTCACAAGGTTGGTCGACGGCCTGGAGAAGGCGGGACTGGTGCGTCGCATCCGGCAGCGCTCCGACCGTCGCGTTCTGCATGTGGAGCTGAGCGAGCGCGGGCGCAGCCGTCTGGATGCCGGCCTTGCCGAGTATCGTGAAGCCGTACGCCGCGTATGTGGAACGCTCGATGACACGGACTGTTTTGCAATGATATCACTAATGACCAGATTTCGAACGAACCTGCTTGCCGCGGCCTCACCGGCGCCGCCGGCAAAACCTGCCCGCAAGGCAGTGCACGCCACTGGGAGCGCCCAATGA
- a CDS encoding DUF3644 domain-containing protein — protein MSRRLQRQAIGPSHYLDHLLVAVTTDSRGYRCHHNTVMPRRLGSDKIRRAYAFLVAAEGEGRIFTLAELQVESGWSNETFRANLSKKLGPYLSQFAGGYKALGVRSMTEEAFCRICSQKAALARDPTKPLLDEDVEPLVNKARDAALAAVQHYNNPTALFKSDTFIVLMVIASTALFHAIFERDGTDYTARNPNGSPRTLDDEPMLWGLRECVRHYEGGKTTQMAANVDLLLHIRHKIEHRFMPPLDDKIAGHCQSFLTNFEQLLVKEFTSYYSLNASLCLPLYLSTQRTPEAIEALRRFQTAEYGDVCKFIDDYRTALPAEIRDDQAFAFRVYLIPKTANSARSYDKAVEFIRVSECSAELLQELDRGGRPRRFLRN, from the coding sequence TTGTCTCGACGGCTCCAACGACAGGCGATTGGCCCATCACATTACCTGGATCACCTCTTAGTCGCTGTTACAACCGATAGCAGGGGCTATCGCTGCCATCATAATACCGTCATGCCGCGCAGACTAGGATCTGACAAGATACGCCGGGCCTACGCATTCCTTGTAGCGGCCGAGGGCGAGGGGCGCATATTCACGCTGGCGGAGCTTCAAGTAGAAAGCGGCTGGTCGAATGAGACTTTCCGCGCCAACCTGTCCAAGAAGCTCGGCCCGTACTTGAGTCAATTTGCTGGGGGCTACAAGGCGCTCGGCGTTCGCAGCATGACCGAGGAGGCGTTCTGTCGCATTTGCTCTCAGAAAGCAGCCCTTGCGCGGGATCCGACCAAGCCACTGCTTGACGAGGACGTCGAACCGTTGGTCAACAAAGCGCGAGACGCAGCGCTCGCGGCGGTCCAGCACTACAACAACCCGACCGCCCTCTTCAAGAGCGACACGTTTATCGTACTCATGGTGATCGCGAGTACGGCCTTGTTCCACGCGATCTTCGAGCGAGACGGCACTGACTACACTGCCAGGAATCCCAATGGCTCTCCGCGGACGCTGGATGACGAGCCAATGCTGTGGGGCCTCCGGGAGTGCGTACGCCACTACGAAGGAGGCAAAACCACGCAAATGGCCGCTAACGTGGACCTGCTCCTACACATACGCCACAAGATCGAGCACCGCTTCATGCCGCCGCTCGACGACAAGATCGCGGGACACTGCCAGTCATTTCTAACGAACTTCGAGCAGCTCCTTGTCAAGGAATTCACATCCTACTACTCGCTCAATGCGTCGCTTTGTCTGCCGCTGTATTTGTCGACCCAGCGGACGCCGGAAGCGATCGAGGCACTGAGACGCTTCCAGACCGCCGAATACGGCGACGTATGCAAATTCATTGACGACTACCGCACCGCGCTGCCCGCTGAGATCCGCGACGACCAGGCCTTTGCCTTTCGCGTTTACCTGATTCCCAAAACCGCCAACAGCGCTCGGTCATATGATAAGGCTGTCGAGTTCATCCGGGTGAGCGAGTGCAGCGCGGAACTCCTGCAGGAGCTCGACCGGGGCGGTCGTCCACGCAGATTTCTTCGCAATTGA
- a CDS encoding helix-turn-helix transcriptional regulator yields MIRNARVKKGVSLRTFAGQLDITPSYQSDIENDRRIPAEDVLRRTAALLALDVDDLLDRAGRLGDQTERYLRDQPTAYRLFRRISQRNLNEDELQELLRRIEQDQQGGE; encoded by the coding sequence ATGATCAGAAATGCCCGAGTCAAGAAGGGCGTCTCACTCCGCACTTTCGCGGGGCAGCTCGACATTACCCCGTCGTATCAAAGCGATATCGAGAACGATCGCCGCATTCCGGCTGAGGACGTCCTAAGGCGGACGGCAGCTTTGCTTGCCTTGGATGTGGACGACCTTTTGGATAGAGCTGGCCGCTTGGGCGATCAAACCGAACGCTACTTGCGCGATCAGCCGACGGCCTATAGGCTCTTTCGACGAATCTCCCAACGCAACCTAAACGAGGATGAACTACAGGAATTGCTCCGTAGGATCGAGCAAGACCAGCAAGGGGGCGAGTAG
- a CDS encoding ImmA/IrrE family metallo-endopeptidase — MRAVVADVPFIEADIIERTMDDHLRRASLLPTAHKPAVDVEVLLESFLKVKLDQHADLPTDVLGVTHFTPGKAPRVEINRDLTSSADSESSPSWVRGRLRSTMAHEGAHVILHRQDAESRAAQFSLFGDEDDELRQQGDVCLKRDFGVIRPQLNRREYQANVGMAAILMPKSIFVEVAESFMPNANLKCPRPQDLVFSESVIAKLAQRFQVSKQAAGIRVKTLGLSTLANQTRMLDEVIDQLAERE, encoded by the coding sequence GTGCGGGCCGTCGTAGCAGATGTTCCCTTCATCGAGGCGGACATCATCGAGCGGACGATGGACGACCACCTTCGACGGGCTAGCCTCCTTCCAACGGCTCATAAACCTGCCGTAGATGTTGAAGTTCTCCTTGAGAGCTTCTTGAAAGTCAAGCTGGATCAACATGCCGACCTCCCGACCGATGTACTCGGCGTGACGCACTTTACGCCAGGAAAGGCACCTCGCGTCGAAATAAACAGGGACCTTACAAGCTCTGCAGACTCAGAATCCTCTCCTTCGTGGGTTCGAGGACGGCTTCGAAGCACCATGGCCCATGAGGGCGCACATGTGATACTTCATCGTCAGGATGCGGAAAGCCGAGCGGCCCAGTTCTCTTTGTTTGGAGACGAAGACGACGAGTTAAGGCAACAGGGAGATGTCTGCCTCAAAAGGGATTTTGGGGTAATTCGCCCTCAGCTGAACCGACGAGAGTACCAGGCAAATGTCGGTATGGCAGCTATCTTAATGCCTAAGTCCATTTTTGTAGAGGTGGCCGAATCCTTTATGCCAAACGCAAACCTGAAGTGCCCGCGGCCCCAAGATTTGGTCTTTAGCGAATCAGTGATAGCAAAGCTCGCCCAACGTTTTCAGGTCTCGAAGCAGGCTGCTGGGATTCGCGTAAAGACGCTAGGGCTGAGTACCCTGGCAAACCAAACCCGGATGCTCGATGAGGTAATCGATCAGCTCGCCGAGCGTGAGTGA
- a CDS encoding DUF488 domain-containing protein, with amino-acid sequence MTGSDPGVFSIGHSTHTLDRFTDLAARHKVVAVADVRSSPYSRYNPQFNKDVLQGALVARGIEYHFLGNNLGARPPDRSLYEGGRVKYARLAETELFAVGIKRVIELASRRRVALMCAEKDPLECHRTLLVARALEEQGVTVNHILVDGRLESQQEVLERLLSVIGLPYHDMFSTHEEMILEAMARQEERIAYVDNSQLATGQRAKQ; translated from the coding sequence ATGACTGGATCGGATCCCGGCGTCTTTTCCATCGGTCACTCTACGCACACGTTGGACCGATTCACCGACTTGGCCGCGCGGCACAAGGTAGTAGCCGTGGCCGACGTGCGCTCGTCGCCTTACAGCCGGTACAACCCGCAGTTCAACAAGGACGTTCTCCAAGGAGCTCTCGTCGCCCGCGGCATCGAGTACCACTTCCTTGGTAACAACCTTGGCGCGCGGCCGCCAGATCGGTCCCTATACGAAGGCGGTCGCGTCAAATATGCTCGACTTGCTGAGACGGAGCTGTTTGCTGTCGGCATCAAGCGCGTTATTGAGCTAGCGAGCCGACGTCGGGTCGCGTTAATGTGCGCCGAGAAGGACCCTCTGGAATGCCACCGGACGCTGCTGGTAGCTCGGGCACTGGAGGAACAGGGAGTGACGGTGAACCACATCCTTGTTGATGGCCGGCTCGAGTCCCAACAGGAAGTGTTGGAGCGCCTGTTAAGCGTCATCGGTCTTCCGTACCACGACATGTTCAGTACCCACGAGGAGATGATCCTCGAAGCAATGGCACGCCAGGAAGAGAGGATTGCCTACGTGGACAACAGCCAGTTAGCGACCGGGCAACGAGCAAAGCAATGA